A DNA window from Mycolicibacter hiberniae contains the following coding sequences:
- the nirD gene encoding nitrite reductase small subunit NirD translates to MTDNNIASWTTACRYDSLIPGLGVGVLLANGAQAALFRLDDGAVRAVCNIDPFFRAAVLSRGIVGDRGGRLSVISPLQKQAFALDDGSCLEDPGVSVRVYPTRITADGYVQIGLTAPKRAVA, encoded by the coding sequence ATGACAGACAACAACATCGCGTCATGGACCACGGCCTGCCGCTATGACAGCCTGATTCCCGGCCTTGGAGTGGGAGTCTTGCTCGCCAACGGTGCGCAGGCTGCGCTGTTCCGGCTTGACGACGGCGCGGTCCGCGCGGTCTGCAATATCGATCCGTTCTTCCGGGCGGCGGTCCTGTCGAGGGGGATCGTCGGCGACCGCGGTGGTCGGCTCTCGGTCATCTCGCCTCTGCAGAAGCAGGCTTTCGCCCTGGACGACGGCAGCTGCCTGGAAGACCCGGGCGTGTCGGTGCGGGTGTACCCGACGCGGATCACCGCGGACGGCTACGTGCAGATCGGCCTGACCGCCCCGAAGCGGGCGGTCGCCTAG
- the nirB gene encoding nitrite reductase large subunit NirB, giving the protein MTTVETPRDMRDLVVVGHGMVGHRLVEALRGRSADRSWRVTVLAEEADPAYDRVGLTSYADGWDRSRLALPGNDYAGDERVNLMLSTRVTKVDLAAKSVLAADGRRYGYDTLVLATGSRAFVPPVPGHDLPGCHVYRTLDDLDGIRADIECMLEAGNTRAGVVIGGGLLGLEAANALRRSGIEPHIVEMAPRLMPQQLDDAGGVLLIRMIADLGIAVHVGVGTESIQQLTHQHGAPTLAVRLGDGTVIEAGLVIFAAGVRPRDELAREAGLQIAERGGVLTDLTCRTSDPDVYAIGEVAAIDGVCYGLVGPGYSSAEVVADRLLEGAAEFGEADMSTKLKLLGVDVASFGDAMGATENSLSVVVNDPVKRTYAKLVLSDDAKTLLGGILVGDASAYGVLRPMVGAELPGDPLELIAPAGPGDGKTGLGIRALPGAAQICSCNNVSKAQLCEAIAGGCHDVQSLKVHTKAGTSCGSCVPLLKDLLIAEGVEQSKALCEHFIQSRAELFEVVQATRIRTFSELLGRFGTGHGCDICKPTVASILASTGFEHILEGEQAALQDTNDHFLANIQRNGSYSVVPRVPGGEIKPEHLILIGQIAQEFGLYTKITGGQRIDMFGARVDQLPDIWRKLVDAGMESGQAYGKALRTVKSCVGSDWCRYGQQDSVKLAIDLELRYRGLRAPHKIKMGVSGCARECAEARAKDVGVIATEIGWNLYVGGNGGMSPKHAQLLAADLDTETVFRYIDRFLMFYIRTADRLQRTAPWIESMEGGLDHVREVVCDDSLGLAQEFEAEMARHVENYTDEWKGVLDDPEKLARFVSFVNAPEAEDPTVAFAERDGRKVPLPVPALRSAKE; this is encoded by the coding sequence ATGACCACTGTTGAGACCCCGCGTGACATGAGGGACCTTGTCGTGGTTGGTCACGGCATGGTGGGTCACCGTCTGGTGGAGGCGCTGCGCGGCAGGTCTGCAGACCGGAGCTGGCGGGTCACGGTGCTCGCCGAGGAAGCCGACCCGGCGTACGACCGGGTCGGCTTGACCTCCTACGCCGACGGCTGGGATCGCTCCCGGCTTGCGCTGCCGGGTAACGATTACGCCGGGGACGAGCGCGTGAACTTGATGCTGAGCACCCGCGTCACGAAAGTCGACCTGGCCGCCAAATCGGTCCTCGCAGCCGATGGGCGGCGCTACGGCTATGACACCCTGGTGCTCGCCACCGGCTCGCGCGCCTTCGTCCCCCCGGTCCCGGGTCATGATCTGCCCGGGTGCCATGTCTACCGGACCCTCGACGACCTGGACGGAATCCGTGCGGACATCGAATGCATGCTGGAGGCGGGCAACACCCGGGCCGGAGTGGTGATCGGCGGCGGGTTGCTGGGCCTGGAAGCGGCGAACGCACTGCGCAGGTCCGGCATCGAGCCGCACATCGTCGAGATGGCCCCGCGGTTGATGCCGCAGCAACTCGACGACGCCGGCGGCGTGTTGTTGATCCGGATGATCGCGGACCTGGGCATCGCGGTCCACGTCGGCGTGGGAACCGAGTCGATCCAACAGTTGACTCACCAGCACGGCGCCCCCACTCTTGCGGTGCGACTGGGTGACGGCACGGTGATCGAGGCCGGATTGGTGATCTTCGCCGCCGGCGTGCGGCCACGTGACGAACTGGCTCGCGAGGCCGGCCTGCAAATCGCCGAGCGGGGCGGCGTATTGACCGATCTAACTTGCCGCACAAGCGATCCCGATGTGTACGCGATCGGCGAGGTGGCTGCCATCGACGGGGTCTGCTACGGACTGGTCGGGCCCGGTTACAGCAGTGCCGAGGTGGTCGCCGACCGGCTTCTGGAAGGTGCCGCCGAATTCGGCGAGGCCGATATGTCCACCAAGCTCAAGCTGCTCGGTGTGGATGTGGCCAGCTTCGGCGACGCGATGGGAGCGACCGAGAACTCGCTGTCGGTCGTCGTCAACGACCCGGTCAAGCGGACCTACGCCAAACTGGTGCTCTCCGACGACGCCAAGACCCTGCTCGGCGGAATCCTGGTCGGCGACGCCTCGGCATACGGGGTGCTGCGTCCGATGGTCGGTGCCGAGTTGCCCGGCGATCCCCTGGAGCTGATCGCCCCCGCCGGCCCGGGCGACGGGAAGACCGGCCTGGGAATTCGGGCACTGCCGGGCGCGGCGCAGATCTGCTCGTGCAACAACGTGAGCAAAGCGCAACTGTGCGAGGCGATCGCCGGTGGTTGTCACGATGTGCAGAGCTTGAAGGTCCACACGAAAGCGGGCACCTCGTGCGGGTCGTGCGTTCCGCTGCTCAAAGACTTGCTGATCGCCGAAGGAGTGGAGCAGTCCAAGGCGCTGTGCGAGCACTTCATCCAGTCACGCGCAGAGCTCTTCGAGGTGGTCCAGGCCACCCGGATCCGCACCTTCTCCGAACTGCTGGGCCGCTTCGGCACGGGCCACGGGTGCGACATCTGCAAGCCGACCGTCGCGTCGATCCTGGCCTCCACCGGATTCGAGCACATCCTCGAGGGCGAGCAGGCCGCGCTGCAGGACACCAACGACCACTTCCTGGCCAACATTCAGCGCAACGGCAGCTATTCGGTGGTTCCGCGGGTCCCCGGCGGCGAGATCAAACCAGAGCATCTGATCCTGATCGGCCAGATCGCCCAGGAATTCGGCCTCTACACCAAGATCACCGGCGGGCAGCGGATCGACATGTTCGGCGCCCGGGTCGATCAGCTGCCTGATATCTGGCGCAAACTGGTCGATGCCGGCATGGAATCCGGCCAGGCGTACGGCAAGGCGCTGCGGACCGTGAAAAGTTGCGTAGGCAGCGATTGGTGCCGCTACGGGCAACAGGATTCGGTGAAGCTGGCCATCGACCTGGAGTTGCGCTACCGCGGTCTGCGTGCGCCGCACAAGATCAAGATGGGGGTGTCGGGCTGTGCCCGGGAGTGCGCCGAGGCGCGCGCCAAGGATGTCGGTGTGATCGCCACCGAAATCGGCTGGAACCTCTACGTCGGCGGAAACGGCGGCATGTCGCCCAAGCACGCCCAGCTGCTCGCCGCCGACCTCGACACCGAGACGGTCTTCCGCTACATCGACCGGTTCCTGATGTTCTACATCCGCACTGCCGACCGGTTGCAACGCACCGCGCCGTGGATCGAGTCGATGGAAGGCGGGCTCGACCACGTCCGCGAGGTTGTCTGTGACGACTCCCTGGGGCTGGCCCAGGAGTTCGAAGCGGAGATGGCCCGGCACGTCGAGAACTACACCGACGAGTGGAAAGGCGTACTCGACGATCCGGAGAAGCTGGCGCGGTTCGTTTCGTTCGTCAACGCCCCCGAAGCCGAAGATCCGACTGTCGCATTCGCCGAGCGCGACGGCCGCAAAGTCCCGCTTCCGGTCCCGGCCTTGCGCTCAGCTAAGGAGTAA
- a CDS encoding Hsp20/alpha crystallin family protein, producing MSTLTLWHRPFDTDRWVRDFFGPATANDWRTPPVSGFRPAAEITKDGDDAVVRLELPGIDVDNDVTVELDGGRLVVHGERRDHHADTDAQAGRTLREVRYGAFRRSFAVPAHVTGEAVSASYDAGVLTVRVAGVYAGPQPQRIAISR from the coding sequence ATGAGCACCCTGACTCTGTGGCACCGCCCGTTCGACACCGACCGCTGGGTCCGCGACTTCTTCGGACCGGCCACCGCCAACGACTGGCGGACGCCGCCGGTGAGCGGCTTCCGCCCGGCCGCCGAGATCACCAAGGACGGCGACGACGCGGTGGTCCGCCTGGAGCTGCCCGGCATCGATGTCGACAACGACGTGACGGTCGAGCTCGACGGCGGCCGGCTGGTGGTGCACGGCGAACGCCGCGACCACCACGCCGACACCGACGCCCAAGCCGGCCGCACCCTACGCGAGGTTCGCTACGGCGCGTTTCGCCGCTCCTTCGCGGTACCGGCGCACGTCACCGGCGAGGCCGTCTCGGCGTCGTACGACGCGGGCGTCCTGACGGTCCGAGTGGCCGGTGTCTACGCCGGCCCGCAACCACAGCGAATCGCCATCTCCCGCTAA
- a CDS encoding fumarate reductase/succinate dehydrogenase flavoprotein subunit, translated as MVEVERHSYDVVVIGAGGAGLRAVIEAREQGLSVAVVCKSLFGKAHTVMAEGGCAASMGNVNSKDNWQVHFRDTMRGGKFLNNWRMAELHAREAPERVWELETYGALFDRTPDGKINQRNFGGHTYPRLAHVGDRTGLELIRTMQQKVVSLQQDDYAEFGDYEARIKIFHECTITELVKDEATGAIAGAFGYWRESGDFVLFEAPAIVLATGGIGKSFKVTSNSWEYTGDGHALALRAGATLINMEFVQFHPTGMVWPPSVKGILVTEGVRGDGGVLKNSDGTRFMFDYIPPVFKGQYAETEQEADQWLKDNDSARRTPDLLPRDEVARAINSEVKAGRGSPHGGVFLDIASRLTPEEIKRRLPSMYHQFMQLAEVDITKDAMEVGPTCHYVMGGIEVDPDTAASVVPGLFAAGECSGGMHGSNRLGGNSLSDLLVFGRRAGLGAAEYVRSLETRPTVTPATLNAAAQLALAPFDGPSGGGTPENPYTLQAELQQSMNDLVGIIRNSGELEQALVRLEQFKARFAALAVEGGRHYNPGWHLAIDLRNMLLVSECVAKAALQRTESRGGHTRDDHPGMDPDWRKTLLVCRVSDDSTVPDITITPEPQVGMREDLLELFEISELEKYYTDQELAQHPGRRA; from the coding sequence ATGGTTGAAGTCGAACGGCACTCCTACGACGTGGTCGTGATCGGTGCCGGCGGCGCTGGGCTGCGCGCGGTGATCGAAGCGCGCGAGCAGGGCCTGAGCGTTGCGGTGGTGTGTAAGTCCCTGTTCGGCAAGGCACACACCGTGATGGCCGAAGGCGGCTGCGCGGCATCGATGGGCAATGTCAACTCCAAGGACAACTGGCAGGTGCACTTCCGCGACACCATGCGTGGCGGAAAGTTCCTGAACAACTGGCGCATGGCCGAGTTGCACGCCCGGGAAGCCCCGGAGCGGGTGTGGGAGCTGGAGACCTACGGGGCACTGTTCGACCGGACGCCCGACGGAAAGATCAACCAGCGCAACTTCGGCGGCCACACCTACCCGCGTTTGGCCCACGTCGGTGACCGCACCGGCTTGGAGTTGATCCGCACCATGCAGCAGAAAGTGGTTTCGCTGCAACAGGACGACTACGCCGAGTTCGGTGATTACGAGGCGCGAATCAAGATCTTCCACGAGTGCACCATCACCGAACTGGTCAAAGACGAGGCCACCGGTGCCATCGCGGGTGCGTTCGGCTACTGGCGCGAAAGCGGCGACTTCGTGTTGTTCGAAGCGCCGGCGATCGTCCTGGCCACCGGCGGCATCGGAAAGTCGTTCAAGGTGACCTCCAACTCCTGGGAGTACACCGGCGACGGTCACGCGCTGGCGCTGCGCGCCGGTGCCACCCTGATCAACATGGAGTTCGTCCAGTTCCACCCGACCGGCATGGTGTGGCCCCCCAGCGTGAAGGGAATTCTGGTCACCGAGGGCGTCCGCGGCGACGGCGGGGTGCTCAAGAACTCCGACGGCACCCGGTTCATGTTCGACTACATCCCGCCGGTGTTCAAAGGCCAGTACGCCGAGACCGAGCAAGAGGCCGACCAGTGGCTCAAGGACAACGACTCGGCCCGCCGCACCCCTGACCTGCTGCCCCGCGACGAGGTGGCCCGCGCCATCAACTCCGAGGTGAAGGCCGGACGGGGATCGCCGCACGGCGGGGTGTTCCTCGACATCGCCTCCCGGCTGACGCCGGAAGAGATCAAGCGCCGGCTGCCCTCGATGTACCACCAGTTCATGCAGCTCGCTGAGGTCGACATCACCAAGGACGCAATGGAAGTCGGGCCGACCTGCCACTACGTGATGGGCGGGATCGAGGTCGACCCCGACACCGCTGCGTCGGTGGTTCCCGGCCTGTTCGCCGCCGGCGAGTGCTCCGGTGGGATGCACGGCTCCAACCGGCTGGGCGGCAACTCCCTGTCGGACCTGCTGGTGTTCGGCCGCCGCGCCGGTCTGGGCGCCGCCGAATACGTGCGGAGCCTGGAGACCAGGCCGACGGTGACACCGGCGACGCTGAACGCCGCAGCCCAGCTGGCGCTCGCGCCGTTCGACGGCCCCTCCGGCGGCGGCACTCCGGAGAATCCGTACACCCTGCAGGCCGAGCTGCAACAGTCGATGAACGACCTGGTCGGCATCATCCGCAACTCCGGCGAGCTGGAGCAGGCGCTGGTCCGCCTCGAGCAGTTCAAGGCCCGGTTCGCCGCTCTGGCCGTCGAGGGCGGACGACACTACAACCCGGGCTGGCACCTGGCCATCGATCTGCGCAACATGTTGCTGGTCAGCGAATGTGTGGCCAAGGCCGCGCTGCAGCGCACCGAGAGCCGGGGCGGGCACACCCGCGACGACCATCCGGGGATGGACCCGGACTGGCGTAAGACCCTGCTGGTCTGCCGGGTCTCGGACGACAGCACGGTCCCCGACATCACGATCACTCCGGAACCCCAGGTCGGGATGCGCGAGGACTTGCTCGAGCTGTTCGAGATCTCCGAGTTGGAGAAGTACTACACCGACCAAGAGCTGGCGCAACATCCGGGACGGAGAGCGTAA
- a CDS encoding succinate dehydrogenase/fumarate reductase iron-sulfur subunit — MTYNAQLRVWRGDLDGGGLHAFEVEVNEGEVVLDVIHRLQATQAPDLAVRWNCKAGKCGSCSAEINGLPRLLCMTRMSVFDPAETITVTPVRTFPVIRDLVTDVSFNYQKAREMPAFKPPAGLKPGEYRMQQVDVERSQEFRKCIECFLCQNVCHVIRDHEENKERFSGPRMFIRLAELDMHPLDAADRRDLAQDEAGLGLCNITKCCTEVCPEHITITDNAIIPMKERVAGNRYDPVVWLGRKIFRRKSD, encoded by the coding sequence ATGACATACAACGCCCAGTTGCGAGTCTGGCGCGGTGACCTCGACGGCGGTGGTCTGCACGCCTTCGAGGTCGAGGTCAACGAGGGCGAGGTCGTACTCGACGTCATCCACCGCCTGCAGGCGACCCAGGCCCCGGACCTGGCGGTCCGCTGGAACTGCAAGGCCGGCAAATGCGGATCGTGTTCGGCGGAGATCAATGGCCTGCCGCGGTTGCTGTGCATGACGCGGATGTCGGTGTTCGACCCGGCTGAGACGATCACGGTGACCCCGGTGCGGACCTTCCCCGTGATCCGCGACCTGGTTACCGACGTCTCTTTCAACTACCAGAAGGCCCGCGAGATGCCGGCTTTCAAGCCTCCGGCCGGTCTCAAGCCCGGCGAGTACCGGATGCAGCAGGTCGATGTGGAACGCTCCCAGGAGTTCCGCAAGTGCATCGAATGCTTCCTGTGCCAAAACGTCTGCCACGTCATCCGGGACCACGAGGAGAACAAGGAGCGGTTCTCCGGGCCGCGGATGTTCATCCGGCTCGCCGAGTTGGACATGCACCCGCTGGACGCCGCCGACCGACGTGACTTGGCCCAGGACGAAGCCGGCCTGGGATTGTGCAACATCACCAAGTGCTGCACCGAGGTCTGCCCGGAGCACATCACGATCACCGACAACGCCATCATCCCGATGAAGGAACGGGTGGCGGGCAACCGCTACGACCCGGTGGTCTGGCTCGGCCGAAAGATCTTCCGCCGCAAGTCCGACTGA